From Micromonospora rhizosphaerae, the proteins below share one genomic window:
- a CDS encoding MarR family winged helix-turn-helix transcriptional regulator, giving the protein MSVDHGTGTDRDEATLGRIETEVALLMRLGEATRRATGTAEHRVLDRAAYVILRHLDSAGPQNVSALAAKLNLDGSTVTRQVSAMQRDGLIARTPDPADGRGTVISPTPAGLNRMAAVRAARTRLYGDILTDWTSDDRDTLADLLHRLNQALESRKRSR; this is encoded by the coding sequence ATGAGCGTGGACCACGGCACGGGTACCGATCGGGACGAGGCCACCCTGGGTCGGATCGAGACCGAGGTGGCCCTGTTGATGCGGCTGGGCGAGGCGACCCGCCGGGCCACCGGCACCGCGGAGCACCGGGTGCTGGACCGGGCGGCGTACGTGATCCTGCGGCACCTCGACAGCGCCGGCCCGCAGAACGTCTCCGCGCTGGCCGCGAAGCTCAACCTGGACGGCTCCACGGTCACCCGGCAGGTCTCCGCCATGCAGCGGGACGGCCTGATCGCCCGTACGCCGGACCCGGCCGACGGGCGGGGCACGGTAATCTCCCCCACCCCGGCGGGCCTGAACCGGATGGCCGCCGTCCGGGCGGCCCGCACCCGGCTCTACGGCGACATCCTCACCGACTGGACCAGCGACGACCGGGACACCCTGGCGGACCTGCTGCACCGCCTCAACCAGGCCCTGGAATCCCGCAAGCGCTCCCGCTGA
- the mctP gene encoding monocarboxylate uptake permease MctP produces MWRDHLTEIIIFTLLFLLVSAMGFVAARWRAPRDMAHLDEWGLGGRSFGGWITWFLVGGDLYTAYTFVAVPALVFGAGAMGFFAVPYTIVIYPLVFLVLCRLWSVSHRHGYVTPADFVRNRFDSPVLALLVAITGIAATMPYIALQLVGIEAVLKTMGVTGEGTLARHLPIIIAFAILAAYTYQSGLRAPALIAFVKDSLIYIVILVAVFYLPYKLGGWSGIFDAADAKFKASPAPGDGILLNANNQLQYVTLAFGSALALFLYPHSLTGVLASRNRDVIKRNMSALPAYSLLLGLIALLGYMAIAAGVKPLPGATQGSVDGNTIVPLLFDKQFPDWFAGVAYAAIGIGALVPAAIMSIAAANLFTRNIYKEYLRRDASPAQEANVSKITSLVVKIGAVACIVFLDPQFSIDLQLIGGVIILQTLPAVALGLYTRWFHRGALIAGWVAGMALGMWMLYQIPNAATKRAHFGGSAFPLEKFGFDTPKTIYVGIVAVLVNLAIAALLTLVLRAAKVADGVDHTTPDDYFADEGDPRVTPGTTRDADSAPEPVA; encoded by the coding sequence ATGTGGCGGGATCATCTGACCGAGATCATCATCTTCACGCTGCTCTTCCTGCTGGTCAGCGCGATGGGCTTCGTGGCGGCCCGGTGGCGGGCGCCGCGCGACATGGCCCACCTGGACGAGTGGGGGCTGGGCGGGCGCAGCTTCGGCGGCTGGATCACCTGGTTCCTGGTCGGCGGTGACCTCTACACCGCGTACACCTTCGTGGCGGTGCCGGCGCTGGTCTTCGGCGCGGGCGCCATGGGCTTCTTCGCCGTGCCGTACACGATCGTCATCTACCCGCTGGTCTTCCTGGTGCTCTGCCGGCTCTGGTCGGTGTCGCACCGGCACGGCTACGTCACCCCGGCCGACTTCGTGCGGAACCGGTTCGACTCTCCGGTGCTGGCGCTGCTGGTCGCGATCACCGGCATCGCGGCGACCATGCCGTACATCGCGCTGCAGCTGGTCGGCATCGAGGCGGTGCTCAAGACGATGGGCGTCACCGGGGAGGGCACGCTCGCCCGGCACCTGCCGATCATCATCGCGTTCGCGATCCTGGCCGCCTACACCTACCAGTCCGGCCTGCGCGCGCCGGCGCTGATCGCGTTCGTCAAGGACTCGCTGATCTACATCGTGATCCTGGTGGCGGTCTTCTACCTGCCGTACAAGCTCGGCGGGTGGAGCGGCATCTTCGACGCGGCGGACGCGAAGTTCAAGGCGTCACCCGCGCCGGGCGACGGGATCCTGCTCAACGCCAACAACCAGCTCCAGTACGTCACCCTCGCGTTCGGGTCGGCGCTGGCGCTGTTCCTCTACCCGCACAGCCTGACCGGCGTCCTGGCCAGCAGGAACCGGGACGTGATCAAGCGCAACATGTCGGCGCTGCCGGCCTACAGCCTGCTGCTCGGGCTGATCGCGCTGCTCGGCTACATGGCGATCGCGGCGGGGGTGAAGCCGCTGCCGGGGGCGACCCAGGGCAGCGTGGACGGCAACACGATCGTGCCGCTGCTGTTCGACAAGCAGTTCCCGGACTGGTTCGCGGGCGTCGCGTACGCGGCCATCGGCATCGGCGCCCTGGTGCCGGCGGCGATCATGTCGATCGCGGCGGCGAACCTGTTCACCCGCAACATTTACAAGGAGTACCTGAGGCGGGACGCCAGCCCGGCGCAGGAGGCGAACGTCTCGAAGATCACCTCGCTGGTGGTGAAGATCGGCGCGGTCGCCTGCATCGTCTTCCTCGACCCGCAGTTCTCCATCGACCTGCAGCTCATCGGCGGCGTGATCATCCTCCAGACGCTGCCGGCGGTGGCGCTGGGCCTCTACACCCGCTGGTTCCACCGGGGCGCCCTGATCGCCGGCTGGGTGGCCGGCATGGCGCTCGGCATGTGGATGCTCTACCAGATTCCCAACGCGGCCACGAAGCGGGCCCACTTCGGTGGCTCGGCCTTCCCGCTGGAGAAGTTCGGCTTCGACACCCCGAAGACGATCTACGTCGGGATCGTGGCCGTGCTGGTCAACCTGGCGATCGCCGCACTGCTGACGCTGGTCCTGCGGGCCGCGAAGGTGGCCGACGGCGTCGACCACACCACGCCGGACGACTACTTCGCCGACGAGGGCGATCCCCGCGTCACCCCCGGCACCACCCGCGACGCCGACTCCGCCCCGGAGCCCGTCGCCTGA
- a CDS encoding DUF3311 domain-containing protein: protein MAAPEPEAPTTARSRAKDHSPWNWLLFIPILVPLIPAFFNADSPRLFGFPRFYWLQLAYILLGVGTTTLVYQMTKKRGER, encoded by the coding sequence ATGGCAGCACCCGAACCGGAGGCGCCGACCACGGCGCGATCCAGGGCGAAGGACCACAGTCCCTGGAACTGGTTGCTTTTCATACCGATCCTGGTGCCGCTGATCCCGGCCTTCTTCAACGCAGACTCGCCCCGGCTTTTCGGGTTTCCGCGCTTCTACTGGCTGCAACTGGCGTACATCCTGCTCGGCGTCGGCACGACGACCCTGGTGTACCAGATGACGAAGAAGCGGGGTGAGCGGTGA